CGTAAAGCTGGAAGAGGTCGAGGCGGCGCTGGACAAGCGGACCTCGATGTCGGGGTTGGAAGAGAAAGCATCGCGCAAGAGCGACTAGCCAAGGTGGGAAACGGTCATGGATATCCGCGCACCCGAGCAGATCTATAATCCCTACCGTATCTTCACGCGCGAGCAGTGGGCGCGCTTGCGGGACGATACGCCGATGACGCTCGAGCCTGGCGAGTTCGACCGGCTGCGCTCGATGCACGATCGCCTCGACCTCCAGGAGGTCGAGGACATCTACCTGCCGCTGTCGCGCCTGTTGTCGATCTATGTCGATGCCATGCAGCGCCTGTACTATGCGCAGCGCCAGTTCCTCAACATCCGCGACCGCAAGATGCCCTACATCATCGGCGTCGCCGGCTCGGTCGCGGTCGGAAAGTCCACCACGGCCCGCGTGCTCCAGGCCCTGCTCGCGCGCTGGTCGCCGCGCCCCAAGGTCGACCTGATCACCACCGACGGATTTCTGTATCCCAACGCCCTGCTCGAGCGGCAGGGCATCATGCAGAAGAAGGGTTTTCCGGAGAGCTACGACCTGCCGCTGCTGCTCGGCTTCCTCTCCGACATCAAGGCCGGCCGCCGCCGCGTGCGCGCGCCGGTCTATTCGCATTTGACCTACGACATCGTGCCGAACCAGTGGGTCGAGATCGACCAGCCCGACATCCTGATCGTCGAGGGCGTCAATGTGCTGCAGACCGGCAAGTTGCCGCGCGACGGCAAGGCCGTGCCGGTCGTCTCCGACTTCTTCGACTTCTCGGTTTATATCGACGCCGATGAAGCGGCGCTGCGGCAGTGGTACATCAAGCGCTTTCTGGCGCTGCGCGACACCGCATTCACCAATCCAAAGTCTTATTTCAACCGCTACGCGCTGTTGTCCGACGATGAAGCCACCGCCACCGCGATCGCGATCTGGGAGCGCACCAACCTCGCCAATCTCGAGGATAACATCCTGCCCACCCGCCCCCGCGCGACGCTGATCCTGAAGAAGGGCGCGGACCACGTGGTGGAGAGCGTGGCGCTGCGGCGGCTGTAGCCGTAGATTTGTAGGGTGGCAAAGGCGCACCCTTCGCGCCGTGCCCACATCGTCATTGCGAGCGAAGCGAAGCAATCCAGAATCTTTCCATGGAGGGATTCTGGATTGCTTCGTCGCTTGCGCTCCTCGCAATGACGGTGGGAGAACTCCCTACACCGCCAGATGTCGTGACGCCGCGAGCCCGATCAGTGCCTCCTCGAGCTTCTCGCGATCGACCGGCTTGATCAAGAATCCGTCCATGCCCGCCTCGAAGCAGGCATAGCGGTCCTCTACCAGCGTATTCGCGGTGAGCGCCAGGATCGGTGTGTGGCGGCCGCCTGCGCGAGCTTCATGCGCGCGGATGCGCTTGGTCGCTTCGATGCCGTCGAGCTGCGGCATCTGGATGTCCATCAGCACGAGGTCGTAGGGCGTGCCGGCCGATGCCGCGCCGAGCCAGGATTCCAGGGCGGCCTCGCCATGGACCGCGATGACGACGCGGTGGCCGAGCTTGGTCAGCAGCGATCGCATCAACAGCGCGTTGATCTCGTTGTCTTCCGCGACAAGTATCGAAAGGCCCTTCGCCGACGTCGCGGCCGCCTCCGCCGATTCGACCGGCGGCTCCGGCGCGAGGTCGGGCGAAGTGACTTCCGGCGTCAGCGCCAGCCGCGCGGCGAGCGAGGCCGCACGCAGTGGCTTCACCAGATAGCCTGTGAAGACTGGCGAGACCTTGTCGTGGCGCGAGCTCGGCGTCAGCAGCACCAGCCGCTGCGTCGCATGCGCGCGGGCCACCTCCCCCAAACGGTCCGCGACAGCCGCGCCGAGCGCACGGTCGATCAGCACGGCATGCCATGAACGCTCCGGTAGCAGCACCTCGGCGACCGCTGCGGCCGAGACCATGCAGGTCTGACTGCCCCAGCGCTCCAGCCGTCGCGCGATCAGCG
The DNA window shown above is from Bradyrhizobium sp. CB1650 and carries:
- the coaA gene encoding type I pantothenate kinase is translated as MDIRAPEQIYNPYRIFTREQWARLRDDTPMTLEPGEFDRLRSMHDRLDLQEVEDIYLPLSRLLSIYVDAMQRLYYAQRQFLNIRDRKMPYIIGVAGSVAVGKSTTARVLQALLARWSPRPKVDLITTDGFLYPNALLERQGIMQKKGFPESYDLPLLLGFLSDIKAGRRRVRAPVYSHLTYDIVPNQWVEIDQPDILIVEGVNVLQTGKLPRDGKAVPVVSDFFDFSVYIDADEAALRQWYIKRFLALRDTAFTNPKSYFNRYALLSDDEATATAIAIWERTNLANLEDNILPTRPRATLILKKGADHVVESVALRRL